A region from the Streptosporangium sp. NBC_01756 genome encodes:
- the lysX gene encoding bifunctional lysylphosphatidylglycerol synthetase/lysine--tRNA ligase LysX, which produces MRVRREKLDRLRSEGVDPYPVNFPRTATNVEIREKYADLPVDTATGDKVGVAGRVMLSRTGGKLCFATLRDGSADLQVMISLDRVGEDSLAAWKRDVDLGDHVGIEGEVITSRRGELSILADRWAITSKCLRPLPEKHAGLTDPEARVRQRYLDLIVNDEARKAAHTRSAVVRAMRDFWHGEGYLEVETPMLQPIHGGATARPFKTHINAYNMELYLRIAIELYLKRLVVGGIEKVFEINRNFRNEGADATHNPEFTMLEAYGTYLDYNDMADLTQRMIQSAVVAALGHSVVTHEGQEIDLGLPEWPRITLYGSVSEALGQEITTETPLEQVRKYADAHDIHWDPKWGQGKLVQEIFEELVEHTLIQPTFVMDYPLETSPLTRQHRDNPLLTEKWDLIGFGTELGTAYSELVDPVEQRRRLTEQSMLAAGGDPEAMQLDEDFLTALEYAMPPTGGMGLGVDRLVMAFTGKNIRETILFPLVKPAG; this is translated from the coding sequence ATGCGCGTGCGCCGGGAGAAGCTCGACCGCCTCCGCTCCGAAGGCGTCGACCCCTATCCGGTGAACTTTCCGCGCACCGCGACCAACGTCGAGATCCGTGAAAAATATGCTGATCTCCCCGTAGACACCGCGACCGGCGACAAAGTGGGCGTTGCTGGTCGGGTCATGCTCTCCCGGACCGGAGGCAAGCTCTGCTTCGCCACCCTCCGCGACGGCTCCGCCGACCTCCAGGTCATGATCTCGCTGGACCGGGTGGGAGAAGACTCCCTGGCCGCCTGGAAGCGCGACGTCGACCTCGGTGACCACGTCGGCATCGAGGGCGAGGTCATCACCTCCCGCCGTGGTGAGCTGTCCATCCTCGCCGACCGCTGGGCGATCACTTCGAAGTGCCTGCGCCCGCTGCCGGAGAAGCACGCCGGGCTCACCGACCCCGAGGCGCGGGTCCGCCAGCGCTACCTGGACCTCATCGTCAACGACGAGGCGCGGAAGGCGGCCCACACCCGTAGCGCCGTGGTGCGGGCGATGCGCGACTTCTGGCACGGGGAGGGCTATCTCGAGGTCGAGACGCCGATGCTCCAGCCGATCCACGGCGGCGCGACGGCCCGGCCGTTCAAGACCCACATCAACGCCTACAACATGGAGCTCTACCTCCGTATCGCGATCGAGCTCTACCTCAAGCGGCTCGTGGTGGGCGGCATCGAGAAGGTCTTCGAGATCAACCGCAACTTCCGCAACGAGGGCGCGGACGCCACCCACAACCCCGAGTTCACCATGCTCGAGGCCTACGGCACCTATCTCGACTACAACGACATGGCCGACCTGACCCAGCGGATGATCCAGAGCGCGGTGGTGGCCGCCCTCGGCCACTCCGTGGTGACCCACGAGGGCCAGGAGATCGACCTGGGCCTGCCCGAGTGGCCGAGGATCACCCTCTACGGGTCGGTGTCGGAGGCCCTGGGGCAGGAGATCACCACCGAGACGCCGCTGGAGCAGGTCCGCAAGTACGCGGACGCGCACGACATCCACTGGGATCCCAAGTGGGGCCAGGGCAAGCTCGTTCAGGAGATCTTTGAGGAGCTCGTCGAGCACACCCTCATCCAGCCCACGTTCGTCATGGACTATCCGCTGGAGACCTCCCCGCTGACCCGCCAGCACCGCGACAACCCGCTCCTCACCGAGAAGTGGGACCTGATCGGGTTCGGCACCGAGCTCGGCACCGCCTACTCGGAGCTGGTCGACCCGGTCGAGCAGCGCCGCCGCCTCACCGAGCAGTCCATGCTCGCCGCCGGGGGTGACCCCGAGGCCATGCAGCTTGACGAGGACTTCCTCACCGCCCTGGAATACGCGATGCCGCCCACCGGTGGCATGGGGCTCGGCGTGGACCGCCTCGTGATGGCCTTCACCGGCAAGAACATCCGCGAGACCATTCTGTTCCCCCTCGTCAAGCCGGCGGGCTGA
- a CDS encoding ATP-dependent Clp protease ATP-binding subunit, which yields MFERFTDRARRVVVLAQEEARMLNHNYIGTEHILLGLIHEGEGVAAKALESLGISLEGVRQQVEEIIGQGQSAPSGHIPFTPRAKKVLELSLREALQLGHNYIGTEHILLGLIREGEGVAAQVLVKLGADLNRVRQQVIQLLHGYQGKEPAAAGGPQEAAPSTSLVLDQFGRNLTQAAREGKLDPVIGREKEIERVMQVLSRRTKNNPVLVGEPGVGKTAVVEGLAQKIVKGEVPETLKDKQLYTLDLGALVAGSRYRGDFEERLKKVLKEIRTRGDIILFIDELHTLVGAGAAEGAIDAASILKPMLARGELQTIGATTLDEYRKHLEKDAALERRFQPIQVAEPSLSHTIEILKGLRDRYEAHHRVSITDGALVAAAQLADRYISDRFLPDKAIDLIDEAGSRMRIRRMTAPPDLREYDEKIANVRRDKESAIDAQDFEKAAALRDQEKQLQLKRERREKEWKAGDMDVVAEVTEELIAEVLATATGIPVFKLTEEESQRLLRMEDELHKRIIGQDDAIKGLSRSIRRTRAGLKDPRRPGGSFIFAGPSGVGKTELSKALAEFLFGDEDALIMLDMSEFMEKHTVSRLFGSPPGYVGYEEGGQLTEKVRRKPFSVVLFDEIEKAHPDIFNSLLQILEDGRLTDAQGRVVDFKNTVIIMTTNLGTRDISKGQGVGFAKSNDTESNYDRMKSKVQEELKQHFRPEFLNRVDDIVVFHQLTPKEIIKIVDLMLAQVGERLKDRDMGLEITQDAKQLLADRGYDPVMGARPLRRTIQRELEDSLSEKILYGELRPGQIVKISIEGEGDDAKFVFVGEAGPDQVPDSAAAIAEPIQN from the coding sequence ATGTTCGAGAGGTTCACCGACCGCGCACGGCGGGTTGTCGTCCTGGCTCAAGAAGAAGCCCGGATGCTCAACCACAACTACATCGGTACGGAGCACATCCTTCTTGGTCTCATCCACGAAGGTGAAGGCGTTGCCGCCAAGGCTCTGGAGAGCCTCGGCATCAGTCTTGAAGGTGTGCGTCAGCAGGTCGAGGAGATCATCGGCCAGGGACAGTCTGCGCCGTCGGGGCACATCCCGTTCACCCCGCGCGCGAAGAAGGTCCTTGAGCTGTCGCTCCGCGAGGCCTTGCAACTGGGTCACAACTACATCGGCACCGAGCACATCCTGCTCGGCCTCATCCGTGAGGGCGAGGGCGTCGCCGCCCAGGTGCTGGTGAAGCTGGGCGCCGATCTCAACCGGGTACGGCAGCAGGTCATCCAGCTGCTCCACGGTTACCAGGGCAAGGAGCCGGCCGCCGCGGGCGGGCCGCAGGAGGCCGCGCCGTCGACCTCGCTCGTGCTGGACCAGTTCGGCCGCAACCTGACCCAGGCCGCCCGCGAGGGCAAGCTCGACCCGGTCATCGGTCGTGAGAAAGAGATCGAGCGGGTCATGCAGGTCCTCTCCCGGAGGACCAAGAACAACCCGGTCCTGGTGGGCGAGCCGGGCGTCGGCAAGACCGCCGTCGTCGAGGGGCTGGCCCAGAAGATCGTCAAGGGCGAGGTCCCGGAGACGCTCAAGGACAAGCAGCTCTACACCCTGGACCTGGGTGCACTGGTGGCGGGTTCCCGTTACCGCGGTGACTTCGAGGAGCGCCTGAAGAAGGTCCTCAAGGAGATCCGCACCCGCGGCGACATCATCCTGTTCATCGACGAGCTCCACACGCTCGTCGGCGCGGGTGCCGCCGAGGGCGCGATCGACGCCGCCAGCATCCTCAAGCCGATGCTGGCCCGTGGTGAGCTGCAGACCATCGGTGCCACCACCCTCGACGAATACCGCAAGCACCTGGAGAAGGACGCCGCGCTTGAGCGCCGCTTCCAGCCGATCCAGGTGGCCGAGCCCAGCCTCAGCCACACGATCGAGATTCTCAAGGGACTGCGCGACCGTTACGAGGCGCACCACCGGGTCTCCATCACCGACGGCGCCCTGGTGGCCGCGGCCCAGCTCGCCGACCGCTACATCAGCGACCGGTTCCTGCCGGACAAGGCGATCGACCTCATCGACGAGGCCGGCTCACGTATGCGCATCCGCCGCATGACCGCGCCGCCGGACCTCCGCGAGTACGACGAGAAGATCGCCAATGTGCGGCGCGACAAGGAGTCCGCGATCGACGCGCAGGACTTCGAGAAGGCCGCTGCGCTGCGGGACCAGGAGAAGCAGCTCCAGCTCAAGCGGGAACGCCGTGAGAAGGAGTGGAAGGCCGGCGACATGGACGTCGTCGCCGAGGTCACCGAGGAGCTCATCGCCGAGGTGCTCGCCACGGCCACCGGCATCCCGGTCTTCAAGCTCACCGAGGAGGAGTCCCAGCGACTGCTCCGCATGGAGGACGAGCTGCACAAGCGGATCATCGGTCAGGACGACGCCATCAAGGGTCTGTCCCGCTCGATCCGCCGTACGCGCGCCGGTCTGAAGGACCCGCGCCGTCCGGGTGGTTCGTTCATCTTCGCCGGTCCGTCCGGTGTCGGTAAGACCGAGCTGTCCAAGGCGCTGGCCGAGTTCCTGTTCGGGGACGAGGACGCGCTGATCATGCTGGACATGTCCGAGTTCATGGAGAAGCACACCGTCTCCCGGCTCTTCGGCTCTCCTCCCGGCTACGTCGGATACGAGGAGGGTGGCCAGCTCACCGAGAAGGTGCGGCGCAAGCCGTTCTCCGTGGTCCTCTTCGACGAGATCGAGAAGGCTCACCCGGACATCTTCAACTCGCTGCTGCAGATCCTGGAGGACGGTCGACTGACCGACGCCCAGGGCCGGGTGGTGGACTTCAAGAACACCGTCATCATCATGACGACCAACCTCGGCACCCGGGACATCTCCAAGGGGCAGGGCGTCGGGTTCGCGAAGTCCAACGACACCGAGTCGAACTACGACCGGATGAAGTCCAAGGTCCAGGAGGAGCTCAAGCAGCACTTCCGGCCCGAGTTCCTCAACCGTGTCGACGACATCGTGGTCTTCCACCAGCTCACGCCGAAGGAGATCATCAAGATCGTGGATCTGATGCTCGCGCAGGTCGGTGAGCGTCTGAAGGACCGCGACATGGGTCTGGAGATCACGCAGGACGCCAAGCAGCTGCTGGCCGACCGCGGTTACGACCCGGTGATGGGCGCCCGCCCGCTCCGCCGCACGATCCAGCGTGAGCTGGAGGACTCCCTGTCGGAGAAGATCCTGTACGGCGAGCTCCGCCCCGGTCAGATCGTCAAGATCAGCATCGAGGGTGAAGGCGACGACGCGAAGTTCGTCTTCGTCGGTGAGGCCGGCCCCGACCAGGTCCCGGACTCGGCCGCCGCCATCGCGGAGCCGATCCAGAACTGA
- a CDS encoding amino-acid N-acetyltransferase, giving the protein MEQVAEHSPTPAVHDTGNAGPGGGDADPGRDRGEAGPDPAAVRVRRARTRDVHVIRRLVDTYGGVGRRLLEKATVTLYEDVQEFWVAEQAGTVVGCGALHVLWEDLAEIRTVAVDPGCRGLGIGNLIVSELLRTAGELGLRRVFCLTFEVGFFARHGFREIQGTPVSPEVYAELLASYDEGVAEFLDLEHVKPNTLGNTRMLLHLTQEHH; this is encoded by the coding sequence ATGGAGCAGGTTGCGGAGCATTCCCCGACGCCGGCCGTACACGACACCGGGAACGCCGGGCCGGGAGGCGGAGACGCGGACCCCGGACGGGACCGCGGGGAGGCCGGGCCGGACCCGGCCGCGGTCCGGGTGCGGCGTGCCCGCACCCGGGACGTCCACGTCATCCGGCGGCTCGTCGACACCTACGGCGGAGTCGGCCGTCGCCTCCTGGAGAAGGCCACGGTCACCCTGTACGAGGACGTCCAGGAGTTCTGGGTCGCCGAGCAGGCGGGCACCGTGGTGGGCTGCGGGGCGCTCCATGTGCTCTGGGAGGATCTCGCGGAGATCCGCACCGTCGCTGTCGACCCCGGCTGCCGAGGGCTGGGCATCGGCAATCTCATCGTCTCGGAACTCCTCCGCACCGCCGGCGAACTCGGGCTGCGCAGGGTCTTCTGCCTCACTTTCGAGGTCGGATTCTTCGCCCGGCACGGATTCCGGGAGATCCAGGGCACACCGGTCTCGCCGGAGGTCTACGCCGAACTGCTCGCCTCATACGACGAGGGTGTCGCGGAATTCCTCGACCTGGAGCACGTCAAGCCGAACACTCTGGGAAACACCCGGATGCTGCTTCATCTGACCCAGGAACACCACTGA
- a CDS encoding TetR/AcrR family transcriptional regulator — MPLRLSRSEAKTRTRGRLLAAAAEVFTEQGFTGASVDEIASRAGHTVGALYSHFAGKDELFLALFDDYAAHPLDDAGEIASRQEGDEATFAAFGAYLAGVADHHTARSTLEMEFLRYALTRPELLDRLAARWRVPRATVARLVAPYCGGHDPVTVATAIIGLFEGLVTQRRIDRAAVPSALFAESLRWLMAGLARTPARPAGTP; from the coding sequence GTGCCTTTGCGGTTAAGTCGGAGCGAAGCCAAGACACGTACCCGTGGGCGGCTGCTGGCCGCCGCCGCCGAGGTCTTCACAGAACAAGGTTTCACCGGCGCCTCCGTCGATGAGATCGCCTCCAGGGCAGGTCACACGGTCGGCGCGCTCTACTCTCATTTCGCCGGAAAGGACGAACTCTTCCTCGCGCTCTTTGACGACTACGCGGCCCACCCCCTTGATGACGCCGGGGAAATCGCCTCCCGGCAGGAGGGGGACGAGGCAACTTTTGCGGCATTTGGGGCGTATCTGGCTGGAGTGGCCGACCATCACACGGCGCGGAGCACCCTGGAAATGGAGTTTCTGCGCTACGCGCTGACCCGGCCGGAATTGCTCGACCGGCTGGCCGCCCGTTGGAGGGTGCCCCGGGCGACCGTCGCCCGGCTGGTGGCCCCGTACTGCGGGGGACACGATCCGGTCACCGTGGCGACCGCGATCATCGGGCTTTTCGAGGGGCTGGTCACCCAGCGCCGCATCGATCGCGCCGCGGTGCCGTCCGCGCTGTTCGCCGAGTCGCTGCGCTGGTTGATGGCCGGGCTCGCCCGCACTCCCGCACGACCGGCCGGCACACCCTGA
- a CDS encoding LuxR family transcriptional regulator codes for MAYPEVDSRRGDSLLGMGEIGLSAEDLVLLAELAKGVTVDRVGRRLDISGRTVRRRLRGICDRIGVATAIEAVAWAARRRLI; via the coding sequence ATGGCATACCCGGAAGTGGATTCCCGTCGTGGCGACAGCCTCCTGGGCATGGGCGAGATCGGTCTCAGTGCCGAGGATCTCGTGCTCCTGGCGGAGCTTGCCAAGGGCGTCACCGTGGACCGGGTGGGGCGTCGCCTCGACATCAGTGGCCGGACCGTCCGGCGCAGGCTCCGGGGGATCTGTGATCGCATCGGCGTGGCCACGGCGATCGAAGCCGTGGCCTGGGCCGCCCGTCGTCGGCTGATCTAG
- a CDS encoding histone-like nucleoid-structuring protein Lsr2, protein MAKQIQEILIDDLDGGEANETVAFAIDGTSYEIDLSDVNAKKLRDSLSPFVQSARRSGALAPRRRRAGGTRALTREKSADIRAWAKSHGLNVSERGRIASKIVEQYEAAH, encoded by the coding sequence ATGGCCAAGCAGATCCAGGAGATTCTCATCGACGACCTCGATGGGGGCGAGGCCAATGAGACTGTCGCCTTCGCGATTGACGGCACCAGCTATGAGATTGACCTGAGTGACGTAAACGCGAAGAAGCTCCGCGACTCCCTGTCGCCTTTCGTGCAGAGCGCCCGCCGTTCCGGCGCGCTGGCCCCTCGGCGTCGCCGTGCAGGTGGCACCCGGGCACTGACGCGGGAGAAGAGTGCTGACATCCGGGCATGGGCGAAGTCGCACGGCCTTAATGTCAGCGAGCGCGGTCGAATCGCCTCCAAGATCGTCGAGCAGTACGAAGCGGCTCACTAG
- a CDS encoding TIM barrel protein, with product MRLRHEGGTLVHLSYNAGVHPAEDLENLIAHLTRYAVPVRKRLGVERMGVGLWLSPSVADHLTADRIELVRLRRSLEERGLEVVGLNGTGGRNQDAPGPDWAKPERYRYTMALARILAFLLPEDVRFGSISTIPIGWRRDWPADLHAIASRRLERLSRELRGLYSVTGKTIRVGFEPWPGCVLETTEQALERVCNIDSDHLGVCLDACHLAGGEEEPGAALRGLAAAGAPVVKLGHVHNHVSQEQRQELPSTRSVLRDTLSAMISGAVNGTAHIEVEAHDLAAPLRAKGPGALVDVLAGELDWARTNLTALGLRLAA from the coding sequence ATGCGTTTGCGACACGAGGGCGGGACGCTCGTTCACCTGTCCTACAACGCGGGCGTGCATCCCGCCGAGGACCTGGAGAACCTGATCGCGCACCTGACCCGGTACGCCGTACCGGTGCGCAAGCGTCTCGGCGTGGAGCGGATGGGGGTGGGCCTGTGGCTCTCCCCGAGCGTCGCCGACCACCTCACCGCCGACCGGATCGAGCTGGTGCGTCTGCGCCGTTCCCTTGAGGAGCGCGGCCTGGAGGTCGTCGGCCTCAACGGCACCGGCGGCCGCAACCAGGATGCCCCCGGCCCTGACTGGGCCAAGCCCGAGCGCTACCGCTACACGATGGCACTGGCCAGGATTCTGGCTTTCCTGCTGCCGGAGGATGTCCGCTTCGGGAGCATCTCCACCATTCCCATCGGCTGGCGCCGTGACTGGCCCGCAGACCTGCACGCGATCGCCTCACGCCGCCTGGAGCGGCTCTCCCGCGAGCTGCGCGGCCTCTACAGCGTCACCGGCAAGACGATCAGGGTCGGCTTCGAGCCGTGGCCGGGCTGTGTGCTGGAGACCACCGAGCAGGCGCTGGAGCGGGTGTGCAACATCGACTCCGACCACCTCGGGGTCTGCCTGGACGCCTGTCACCTCGCCGGTGGCGAGGAGGAGCCCGGTGCCGCGCTGCGCGGCCTGGCGGCCGCCGGCGCCCCTGTGGTGAAGCTCGGTCACGTCCACAACCACGTGAGCCAGGAGCAGCGCCAGGAGCTGCCGAGCACCCGCTCGGTCCTGCGGGACACGCTCAGTGCCATGATCTCCGGCGCGGTGAACGGCACCGCGCACATCGAGGTCGAGGCCCACGACCTGGCCGCGCCGCTGCGGGCCAAGGGCCCCGGCGCCCTGGTCGACGTGCTCGCCGGCGAGCTTGACTGGGCCCGCACCAACCTCACCGCACTCGGCCTGCGCCTGGCCGCCTGA
- a CDS encoding RDD family protein gives MSTGQPPYQDDPDRDRTPSGQPEYGQHQAGRDHDGQDPDVTIVGYRAEASQPHTGPGNAQPGYGQQQGYGQQAQEQSPYGQPGYGQQQQPYGQQAAQPGYDQQQGTGPYGQPGYGQQPAYGQSAQEQSPYGQQPAQPGYGQQQGTGPYGQPGYGQQQSQEQSPYGQPGYGQQSQEQSPYGQQPAQPGYGQQQPYGQQSAQPDYGQQQGYGQQPSYGQQPGYGQQPGTGPYGQPGYGQQPPQQGYGQQGYGQPGYGQQQPYGQQPAYGQGYAPQGVTPPGVPAPLAEWWQRLVARLLDSLIVGVPAYIVGLLAAMPFAPSFDSETFTKSGSLAMSGFVATVIVALAFIAYEVLMLARNGTSLGKQIIGIRVVRVGGQLAGGLDMGSAAKRALVLFGFYLISAFSNLLGIILTLLTYLLGIFVLVDVLWPLWDKPLQQALHDKVAKTVVVKTK, from the coding sequence GTGAGCACCGGACAGCCGCCGTACCAGGATGATCCCGACCGCGATCGCACCCCGTCGGGACAGCCGGAGTACGGGCAGCATCAGGCAGGCCGAGACCATGACGGACAGGACCCCGATGTAACGATCGTGGGATATCGAGCGGAGGCGTCACAGCCGCACACCGGCCCGGGCAACGCCCAGCCGGGCTACGGCCAGCAGCAGGGCTACGGCCAGCAGGCCCAGGAGCAGTCCCCCTACGGTCAGCCGGGCTATGGCCAGCAGCAGCAGCCATACGGCCAGCAGGCCGCTCAGCCGGGTTACGACCAGCAGCAGGGGACGGGTCCCTACGGTCAGCCGGGCTACGGCCAGCAGCCCGCCTACGGCCAGTCGGCCCAGGAGCAGTCCCCCTACGGTCAGCAGCCCGCCCAGCCGGGTTACGGCCAGCAGCAGGGGACGGGTCCCTACGGTCAGCCGGGCTACGGCCAGCAGCAGTCGCAGGAGCAGTCCCCCTACGGTCAGCCGGGCTACGGCCAGCAGTCGCAGGAGCAGTCCCCTTACGGTCAGCAGCCCGCCCAGCCGGGCTACGGCCAGCAGCAGCCGTACGGCCAGCAGTCCGCTCAGCCGGACTACGGCCAGCAGCAGGGCTACGGCCAGCAGCCCTCCTACGGCCAGCAGCCGGGTTACGGCCAGCAGCCGGGGACGGGCCCCTACGGCCAGCCGGGCTACGGCCAGCAACCCCCTCAGCAGGGCTACGGCCAGCAGGGCTACGGTCAGCCGGGCTACGGCCAGCAGCAGCCGTACGGCCAGCAGCCCGCCTACGGCCAGGGCTACGCCCCCCAGGGGGTGACACCCCCCGGCGTTCCGGCGCCCCTCGCGGAGTGGTGGCAGCGCCTGGTGGCCCGTCTTCTGGACTCGCTGATCGTGGGCGTCCCGGCCTACATCGTGGGTCTCTTGGCCGCGATGCCGTTCGCGCCGTCGTTCGACAGTGAGACCTTCACCAAGAGCGGCAGCCTTGCCATGAGCGGATTCGTGGCCACGGTCATCGTCGCGCTGGCCTTCATCGCCTACGAAGTCCTTATGCTGGCGCGCAACGGCACCAGCCTTGGCAAGCAGATCATCGGCATCAGGGTCGTCCGGGTGGGAGGCCAACTCGCCGGCGGTCTCGACATGGGGAGCGCCGCCAAGCGCGCCCTCGTGCTGTTCGGCTTCTACCTCATCTCCGCGTTCAGCAATCTGCTGGGAATCATCCTCACGCTGCTGACCTACCTGCTCGGAATTTTCGTGCTGGTGGACGTGCTGTGGCCGCTGTGGGACAAGCCCCTGCAGCAGGCTCTGCACGACAAGGTGGCCAAGACGGTCGTGGTCAAGACCAAGTAG
- a CDS encoding C40 family peptidase produces MKRTRNLEGRREGGHARREHVSRGLTHRMVVIGLAFASLTLGTPLVAATADPKPNLGELSKQVEKLHTEIETLSEQYNGERVKLKQAQRASEAAKKTLAGSESELAARRTRASLLAQSSYMTGGLGSALAFTQSSDPDAFLDQATTYYALQQQQSEEVAQVAQAIKSAERAQASAKARTGEVKKLLAEIGTKRTKIERLVTRVESNLFSEVRSRAKTTIGSRVRISVPIVGDGKAAEAARWALTQQLKPYVWGAEGPNSFDCSGLVMWAYQKVGISLPHYTGDQWTAGTHVSRNELRPGDLVFFYGDLHHVGIYVGAGMMIHAPQTGDVIHIASIDNRPFAGGVRVAD; encoded by the coding sequence GTGAAGCGCACGCGCAACCTTGAGGGAAGGCGCGAGGGCGGACACGCCCGCCGGGAACACGTCTCACGTGGACTCACCCACCGAATGGTGGTCATCGGGCTGGCATTCGCCTCCCTGACCCTCGGTACCCCTCTGGTCGCGGCCACCGCCGACCCGAAGCCCAACCTTGGAGAGCTTTCCAAGCAGGTCGAGAAGCTGCACACCGAGATCGAGACGCTGAGCGAGCAGTACAACGGCGAGCGGGTCAAGCTCAAGCAGGCCCAGCGGGCCTCGGAGGCGGCCAAGAAGACCCTCGCGGGCAGCGAGTCCGAGCTCGCGGCCCGGCGCACCAGGGCCAGCCTCCTGGCGCAGAGCTCCTACATGACGGGGGGACTGGGCTCGGCCCTCGCCTTCACCCAGTCGAGCGATCCCGACGCCTTCCTCGACCAGGCCACCACGTACTACGCCCTCCAGCAGCAACAGAGCGAGGAGGTCGCCCAGGTCGCCCAGGCGATCAAGTCGGCCGAACGGGCGCAGGCCAGTGCCAAGGCGCGGACCGGTGAGGTGAAGAAGCTCCTCGCGGAGATCGGCACCAAGCGCACCAAGATCGAACGCCTGGTCACCAGGGTCGAGAGCAACCTGTTCAGCGAGGTGCGCAGCCGGGCCAAGACCACCATAGGCAGCAGGGTGCGGATCAGCGTGCCGATCGTCGGCGACGGCAAGGCCGCCGAGGCCGCCCGCTGGGCACTCACCCAGCAGCTCAAGCCCTATGTCTGGGGGGCCGAGGGCCCGAACTCCTTCGACTGCTCCGGTCTGGTCATGTGGGCCTACCAGAAGGTCGGCATCAGCCTGCCGCACTACACCGGGGACCAGTGGACCGCGGGCACCCACGTGTCCAGAAACGAACTGCGCCCCGGCGACCTGGTCTTCTTCTACGGTGACCTGCACCATGTCGGGATCTACGTCGGCGCGGGCATGATGATCCACGCCCCCCAGACCGGTGACGTCATCCACATCGCCTCGATCGACAACCGCCCCTTCGCCGGCGGCGTGCGGGTCGCGGACTGA
- a CDS encoding A/G-specific adenine glycosylase, giving the protein MPEPNLLLGPVLDWYAESARDLPWRTPDASPWSILVSEIMLQQTPVVRVLPVWTEWMERWPTPASLAKEPPGEAVRHWGRLGYPRRALNLHACARAITDHHDGEVPTDHDILLTLPGIGEYTAAAVASFAFKGRHAVLDTNVRRVIARAVRGEEYPPKATTSAERRLAESLLPDAVDAPVWAVGVMELGALVCTARAPRCADCPISGLCAWRLAGKPPYDGPARKGQTYAGTDRQCRGRLLAVLRQAHGPVPKDALDVVWDDAPQRERALDGLVADGLAEVLDDGTYRLPG; this is encoded by the coding sequence GTGCCCGAGCCGAACCTTCTCCTGGGACCTGTTCTCGACTGGTATGCCGAGAGCGCCCGCGATCTCCCCTGGCGCACCCCCGACGCCTCCCCCTGGTCGATTCTGGTCAGCGAGATCATGCTGCAGCAGACACCGGTGGTCCGGGTGCTGCCCGTCTGGACGGAGTGGATGGAGCGCTGGCCGACGCCCGCCTCACTCGCCAAGGAGCCTCCCGGTGAGGCCGTGCGCCACTGGGGCCGCCTCGGCTACCCACGCCGGGCCCTCAACCTGCATGCCTGCGCCCGGGCGATAACCGACCATCACGACGGCGAGGTCCCCACCGACCACGACATCCTGCTGACGCTCCCCGGCATCGGCGAGTACACCGCGGCCGCGGTGGCGAGCTTCGCCTTCAAAGGCCGCCACGCCGTGCTCGACACCAACGTCCGCCGGGTTATCGCACGGGCCGTGCGCGGCGAGGAGTATCCCCCGAAGGCCACCACGTCCGCAGAGCGCAGGCTCGCCGAGTCGCTGCTGCCCGACGCCGTCGACGCCCCCGTCTGGGCCGTCGGCGTCATGGAGTTGGGGGCGCTGGTGTGTACGGCCCGCGCCCCCCGCTGCGCCGACTGCCCGATCAGTGGCCTGTGCGCCTGGCGGCTGGCGGGCAAGCCGCCCTACGACGGCCCCGCCCGCAAGGGCCAGACCTATGCGGGCACCGACCGCCAGTGCCGGGGCCGCCTCCTCGCCGTCCTGCGCCAAGCCCACGGCCCGGTCCCCAAGGATGCTCTTGACGTGGTCTGGGACGACGCCCCGCAGCGGGAGCGCGCCCTCGACGGCCTGGTGGCCGACGGCCTGGCCGAGGTCCTCGACGACGGCACCTACCGCCTCCCCGGATGA